The genomic stretch ataggattgtagtcggaattcctccaactcttgaatttgaatcatcctcttttgaccacttaatttgagatcaagattgagcgctcggattgcccaaaaagctttgtactccaattcgattggcaaatgacatgcttttccatagacaagcttgtaaggggaggctcctatgggagtcttataggccgtcctataagcccaaagagcatcatcaagctttgtgctccaatctttccgggtcttgttcacaactttctcaaggatttgtttgatctctctatttgaaacttcaacttgaccgcttgtttgaggatgatatcccaagccggttctatgttggacaccatatttggtcaaaagagatgcaagtttcttctcatgaaaatgcgttcctccatcacttataatcgctctaggaactccaaatcttgggaagattatcttcttgaagagcttggtgaccgttttttgcatcatcattcggagtggcaattgcctccacccactttgagacgtagtctacggccacaatgatgtacttattcccattggatgtcacaaagggaccttggtagtcaattctccaaacatcgaagatctctacctctagaatgcccctttgtggcatttcgttcctccaagagatattccccgttctttgacaagcatcgcaatgaatgatgtatTCTCTTATGTCTTGAAACATCATAGGCCAATAGAatcccgattgaagaatttttgcaacggtcctccttgctccatggtgcccaccgtagggtgatgagtgacacccttccaagattccttggacttcccattgagggatgcatctcggGTAGAGCCCAtcgctacactccttgtagaggtttggatcatcccaaaagtacctctttacttcgaataggaacctctttctttgattgtggttcaaatttggagggagtacctttccaacaatatagttagcataatcgggaAACCATGgagtgatgtgcctttcaagttgtgtttgaatggccatcaaaatatcgtcgggaaatgagtcattgatcggggttttgtccatgttcatcatgaaaccggatccttgacaaatgatccgccactacattttcggctcctttcttgtctcttatttccaagtcaaattcttgaaggagcaaaatccatctcaacaaccttggtttcgcctccttctttatcaagagatgtcggagagcacggtgatccgaaaagactattaggaacggaatttgtccaaagcatagacaatggcaagaagctctttctcggtggtatcatagttcacttgggagggatcaagagtcttgcttatatagtagatggcgtgaagagctcttcctacccgttggccaagaaccgctccaacggcgtagttgctagcatcacacataatctcgaatggtagttcccaatttggaggttggatgatcggtgccgagattagtgcttccttgattctattaaaggcttcaacacactcatcagtgaattggaattgggcatctttaagcaaaagttgagtgaggggtttcgctatttttgaaaaatcctttatgaaacggcgatagaaacccgcgtgactgagaaaacttctcacccctcgaccgttcacgggaggtgggagtttctctatcacctcaactttagctttatcgacctcgatgcccttttccgagattaaatgacccaaaacaattccttcattgaccatgaagtgacacttttcccaatttaaaacaagactaacatcttcacatttttgcaacacaagagaaagattatgcaaacatgagtcaaagtcctttccataaacactaaaatcatccataaaaacttctattatggtctctaagtaatcggagaagacactcatcatgcatctttggaaagtggcggaggcattacataaaccaaaaaggcatcctcctatatgcaaaagtaccataagagcatgtgaaggtggtcttatgtttgtcatccgggtgtatagggatttggaagaatcccgaatacccgtcaaggtaacaaaagaatttgttggaggctaacctctcaagcatttggtcaatgaatggtagggggaaatgatcctttcttgttgcggagtttaattttcgatagtcaatacacatacgccaaccggtgatcatccttgtgggtattagttcattcttttcatttgtcactaccatggtacctcctttcttaggcaccactgggacggggctaacccacaaagagtccgatatgggatatatgattcccgcatcaagtaatttcataacttctccattgacaacttcttgcatgtgggggtttaatcttctttgaggttgaatggtaggtctatggtcttcctctagatgaattctatgcatgcaaaagttgggacttatccccttaaggtcatctagactataacctatagccttctcatgttgtttcaacacatcaagcaattttcccaatttgTTCTCATAaatctatcattaacaatcacttgtttggtctttgattcatcaaggtaagcatatttcaaatttgggggaaggggttttaaggtaggagtttgtacctcactttcctcctttggagtttcattgagaatttgctccatctccattagacattccattctaatggcatattcaacttgttcttcattctcatcatcctcatcacattcaaattccatgatgggttcctcttggtcttgagcttgtaaaatatcttctaggatggattgctcatcttctatgggttgacatgcttccacaaggatgttatacaccaatacggattgtgcatgagtaagttctttgttagctagagcggcctcaaaaagatctacctccaattcccaatacatatttttagcctcacttgattccaaggcttccaatgcttgcatgggatctttgaagaaaggtatacttaagtggtcctctacaaaacaatctataaggtccatcttgcaaaatatcaaacaacttgaaaacaattagaacaaaccttgaggagttttacttcctcaaggcaaagagagacacaactaataacaatacaagaaaatctaaatcaaaataacaccgtccccggcaacggcgccatttttgggcGGACTAtttcttttcggtaacttgtcgttaggagcacctagaccaaaacacaatttataacttcacaaacaactctataattagtaaagaggcaagtaaaggtcggatcccaagggacgggaattcagatgagatttctattgaaactagtggtgtcttaggggtaacacaatttgggttgatgtagaaggtcactaaactaaatagcaatgaaagtaaataagcaagatgaataaaaaggtttgtaaataattgataaaaggcactagggtgtcatggggtcataggggaatcatgggaattgataatacaaacatgttctcaaattataagcaagcaattattgttgtgatggattgagttgggttatatcttacaatcctaggaaagtttgggtcccggagtcgaatcgattagattgtacaacacctacaagtcgacttagtcttccctactcaacaacatgcatggtctaatgagactcgagttggtttatgtcttacaagtctcattgaaaagataggtgatgggtaaaaaatgcaaggattcataggctcgcatttcatcaaacataacatgtgcatgagttgagatcaaaataagcaagcaaataaaccatggaagtatattaatttaagcatgaatcattccccatgttgggttcccctaattacccattaaccctagctaggtgactactcactcatcatcatattgatcatgctagcaaggttgtaaatcataccaacaaagttaaacatgatgaacaaatgaaagtaattaacaataattaaaaagggattaagaggattatacctactaatgattccaaaaataaagcaaagaataaaagaagtacttgatgcttgattgagaggttgtcaatctcccaataataacccaaataatcttcaatttcccaaaataaaggatgaacaaaggagagattaaggaaataaaacttgtattaaaacttgattttgattacaaaactaaagagagatttgattgatattaactactctaaggattgataagaagaacatgctcttctaattagactaatggggtaattatagtggatgcattagggttaactaagggctaaactagtaattacactttttatagtTGAGCAGGGAatcgccggtatttttcgaaggaagggcatatttctttgaggcttgaagaaacggatttgtgctggactggaatccgtgcgtcttaggcacgggacggccggattcaacggtctctgcccgggcgtctttgaaggaatacgggcgtcttctgggcttgctgcccgggcgtctttgaaggaagacgcacggattatggtgctggggacgggcgtcttccagtcGATCttcacggattgctggacagcttcacttctttcttcttttcttcctttccttcgtaaaatccttggggatttcctcggggatgcaaggatcctttcctcatcattgcccaactactataatatgtacaaaggccttctaatcttgtctctccttgatgcttggtcattgaattcaatcaatttagtctcattttgccataaaaatgcaaggtttgcactcctttcctaccaaggacacaaaacctcaaagaatatgcaaaacaaagaactaaagacaataaatgacccaaatatgcactaaaaagcatggaaacaaggctaattcggggactaaatatgcgctaattatggtcacatcagtcttATTGGAAACGTAGTGGAAGCTCAGACAAACTGAGAGGAGCAGTTTGATCCAGAGGGCAAAAATTCAGAATATTAAATATCAGGATGCCCCTACCagttatttttttgaaaaatagcTGCCAGAAAGAATCAAACTATTATTGGAAAAATCACTGACAGAGGTGGTAATCTCAGGGAAGGAATTCATGAGGTTATTAATGCTACATTTGTGGACTATTATCAGTGGCTTTTGGGTGGAAAAGTGGACACAACTGATGTGTCTATGTAGGATTTAGATGGGCCTAGCATTCAAGAGTCTGATTGGCCACAGCTGTGTAGACCAGTGGATGAAATGGAGATTAAAAAAGCTTTGTTCTCAATTGATTCTAACAAAAGTCCGGGGCAGGATGGGTTCTCTTCTCAATTTTTTAAGACTTCCTGGCATATCATTAAAAGAGATTTCTGTGCTGCTGTAACTGCTTTCTTCAGAACAGGAACTATGCCTCCACAAGCTAATACAACTCTTTTAGCTCTGATCCCTAAGAAGCTTTTGGTTACATCAGTGCTAGATTTCAGACCGTTGGCTTGTTGCACAGTATTTTACAAGATTGTGAGCAAAATTCTCTATAGCAGGTTTAAACCCTTATTACCTAGTATAGTGGGAAAGGAGCAAGGTGCTTTTGTGGAGGGGAGATGCGTCTTTGAAAACATCATGCTCACTCAGTCTCTAATAAAAGGGTATGGACAAAAGGGGATATCACCTAGGTGTCTCATTAAAGTGGACATTAAAAAAGCATTTGATTCACTTCAATGGGACTTCATAGGTAAGATGCTACAAATCTTTAACTTTCCTCCTCAGTTCCAAAAGTGGTTGATGGGTTGCATAACTTCTACGTGGTTTAGCATTAAGATTGATGGAGATTGTGCAGGGTACTTTAAAGGGGCCAGTGGTGTGAGACAAGGGGACCCCCTATCCCCTTTCATATTTGTTCTGAATATGGCAATTTTGTCACGATTACTTAGGAAATATCATAGCAAGCATCAGGTTAGCTGTCACCTTAAGTGTGGGAAAATTGGGCTTAATCATCTCATCTTTGTAGATGATTTGATGATATTTGTCAAGGGGGATACCCCTTCTGTTCAAGCAGTGGCAGATTCTTTGCACTCTTTTGCAAAAATGTCTGGGCTCGAAGCTAACCCTGATAAAACCAATATTTATATGGTAGGGATAAGGGAGGACATCAGGCAAAGCATACTAAGCAATATAGGCTATACAGAGGGAGCTTTTACTTTCAGATATTTAGGGGTGCCATTGAATTAGGGGAAGCTAAACAAGGCTATGTTTGCAACCCTACTTAACAAGATTTAGAGTGCTCTTCATAACTGGTCAGCTCATAAAACTGCATATGCAGGGAAGATTAGTTTGATAAATACTGTTATCTTAGGGATGGAACAATACTGGTGTGCTACTCTGTTGATTCCAAAGGGAGTTGTAAAGCTCATTACAAAATTTTGCAGGAATTTTTTGTGGAATTCTGAGGAAGGTGAAAGAAAGTTGGTAATGAAAAGTTGGTCCTCTTGCTGTGTTCCACATAATGAGGGAGGATATGATATTAATGAAATCTTTTCATGGAATAAGAGCATAATAAGTAAATGGTTATAGGCTATTGATAATAACTCTGACAGCTTGTGGTCTATTTGGAATCAGGTGTAAAATATTAAGTCTGCTAACTTTTGGACTATGCCAATCAGACCTTACCATTCAGAGAGCTGGAGAAGTATTCTGATTGTGAGGAATGATTTGATAGATAGAGCAGGCAACCTGGAAACAACAAGGAGGATACTCAGTAACTATACTAAGGGGGGAAAGCTGAAACTTAGTCTGATTTATGATCAGTTTAGAGAAAAAGCACAGAAGATAAACTGGTATAGAGGAGTGTGGCAGAGAGCTGTTCTTCCTAAACATAGCTTTATAATGGTTTTGGCAATGCAAAGAAGGTTAGCTACTATTGATAAACTAAATCAGAAAGGGATTTGCTTAGTCAATTGGTGCATCTTGTGCAAGGCTGCTAATGAGGCACACACGCATCTATTCTTTAAATGCTCTTTCACAGCTGCTGTCTGGAAGGGGGTTTTGCAGTGGCTGGGTATGCCAGATAGAACTCTGGATATGAGAAGGGAACTGCGTTGGATTGCAAACAGTAGGGTGCGGAGACATTGGAATGCTCATTGGTATACTAGTTGTCTAAATGCAACTGTTTTAGTCTTTGGGAAGAAAGGAATATAAGGATTTTCCAAGGCATAGAGCATAGTATTGAATATATAATCAAACGCATACAATACATAGTAGGAGTAAGGCTTATTTTTGTACCTCACCCATCTTATGAGGATGAGATAATAGAGTGTCTTAATTGCTAATTATTGGTTATACTTTTGTAAGATTGGTCAGTTTTATTCCCGATTGGATGAATAATATGGCTTGCTTttgttgcaaaaaaaaaaaaattgttaataaGTCAAtttttacattaaattaattaccaacaattttgaaaaaaattataaatgtgacaataaatgttaaagcatcctttactaacattcaagTGGGGAAGAAAGttgaaaaaaagttgaaaaaaaggtGTATCTTTTCGGCTATAACGGTCGCAAAGAGGAAGAAAGTGgggattcttgtggaggtgatacggtgaagcttgagagtgaagatgaattcatggatccaagtctAAGTGATGCTTCAagggatatttgggataccgatattgaaggagatgatgccgatatctaggagattacttcatcactaggtggagcgggcaagaggcacccaccttagttcaagtgaagttttctcatctctcctctttatctttctttttcatgaaaagagctttgtatcttgtttctttgtattttatttcattttgatcattgttggtttagtcctagcaacatcaaaggactcacacctcggtaccattgaggtgttctttattgttcccatttttgaaaatccaaaatgacaatctagtttcatgcatagcatagtgtgtgcatgaactatacccatgctttgacattagcaatagtgtcttatttggtttggggaagttaatgcatacacaacgggaggtaatctaaattatcctctccgtcataacaaaaaccatgcatcatgtagtataacttagtgtagaattgcatttagtatagaaatcatgcatcatctttgcataatttccatcattttggccattgaggacaatgcccatattagtgtggggatgggaattctaacacttaacttttattcaaaaacccataaaaattgaaaaatcaaaaatcataaaaattgaaaaaaattgaaaaaccaaaaacaagttcatttcctttgtatatattgttttgtatatattgtcttgtatatattgtgtttgtttatccttgttcactttgattgactacgccacatccgagacatgaggatattgaagaccgcatggtatgatctttccaatctcctttttcctctttatgttaatgactatgtggctttattttgattgatgcggtacaacaatgtgaatttaggacttgcatttagtttatatggcatattagtcggtagaatcatttgcattaggatgtttatatgctagttgcatcatggcatgtagtttgcatgttagaaaaattttgcgaaaccgtctacttgggaagcttgacaagtgtatataggccctagtagatgctttttattcttaagactttgcttgttagaatgcttgtaaaacaccctaggatgtgtcatgctagtatcctttgacccatggtttaaggcctagtcaagagtaccttgtggtgtgataactccttggctaccgtttattccaaggtgacccttgaaaccatgcatacttccatcattcatccatgttctaccatacatttttgtcatcaaaagggaatgggcacaaaaagaaatcaatttgagttcaatgaaatgaaaagtgaaagaaagtttgcaaaaatgcatcaaatgaaaagaggagcaaaaatagaactcctaagcttcaaatacaaggcaccctcgttactaattggggtgactttgaaaatgttcaaaagaaatgcaaaaaagttgtcaagtattgaaaagccaaaaatcaaaaagaaatggcaagaaagtgttctcaaatgtcaaatgccaatgaaattgggggggaaaacaaaaatgaaagcaaactcccaaaatgaaactcaaatatctatcgatccctttatccatcgtatccatttttgtgcatggtagagaggggaggacccttcttcttgtctaggcaagagggggaattccgcgatcctccagtgtttctaacaccataggaagtctactcttgacaaaagcatttaacgattgagaacaaaggtaccctagcttgacaccttttggaggtgatttattggtatccttctaggcttagtagtttgaacaaattgcatctatgaaggattgtgtacccttgaattgcttcccttgtagataatttccgccacttagatgaggaaagtggctattctttttgtagatgcatccattatgtgatttttgtgtgcttaatgtttggatgtgtcgccattttggcaagacccaccttgccttgcaagaaggcatcctacctcatggttgtcttgttgtgagttgaaggggcagagtgagacccgctaattgtctcatatcggctattattattaggttaggttagtattggtcctagtctttgtcacctctttactcgggacgagcaaaggttcggtttggggatatttgatgtgaccataattggcgcatatttagcccccgaattaccattgtttccatgctttttagtgcctatttgggtcatttcttatctttagttctttgttttgcatattctttgagattttgatcccttggtaggaaaggagtaagaatcttgcattttcatggcaaaacgtggctaaattgatcgtattcaatgaccaagcatcaaggagagacaggactagaaggcctttgtacatagcatagtagaagagcattgttgagaaaggatccttaaatccccaaggaaatccccaaggaatttatgaagaaaagggaagaaaaagaagaagaattgaagatgtcaaacaatccgaacggattgtatacaatccgcccgtccgtccagcccaatccgagcgtcccaccttggaatccgctcggattccccctcgccaatccgagcgtccctctctcgaatccgctcggattcctcagcccagatctggccgtcccgactcccatccgcacggatttcagtacagcacgttttcattcttcaagctacgattagagaagcccttctctcagaaaataccggagtctccttgctcaacttaaaaagtgtaattactagtttagcccttagttaaccctaatgcatcctccctaattttcactataaataccccattagtctaattagaggagtatgttcttcttatcaataattagagtagttaatatcaatattaactactctaattattgataagaagaacatactcctctaattagactaatggggtatttatagtgaaaattagggaggatgcattagggttaactaagggctaaactagtaattacactttttaagttgagcaaggagacttcggtattttctgagagaagggcttctctaatcgtagcttgaagaatgaaaacgtgctgtactgaaatccgtgcggatgggagtcgggacggccggatctgggctgaggaatccgagcggattcgagagagggacgctcggattggcgagggggaatctgagcggattccaaggtgggacgctcggattgggctggacggacgggcggattgtatacaatccgttcAGATTGTTTGacagcttcaattcttcttctttttcttcccttttcttcataaattccttggggatttccttggggatttaaggatcctttctcaacaatgctcttctactatgctatgtacaaaggccttctagtcttgtctctccttgatgcttggtcattgaatacgatcaatttagcctcgttttgccatgaaaatgcaagattcttactcctttcctaccaagggatcaaaatctcaaagaatatgcaaaacaaagaactaaagataagaaatgacccaaataggcactaaaaagcatggaaacaatggtaattcgggggctaaatatgcgccaattatggtcacatcaaatatccccaaaccgatcctttgctcgtcccgagtaaagaggtgaaaaagactaggaccaatactaacctaacctaataataatagccgatatgagacaattagcgggtctcactccgccccttcaactcacaacaagacaaccatgaggtaggatgccttcttgcaaggcaaggtgggtcttgccaaaatggcgacacatccaaacattaagcacacaaaaatcacataatggatgcatctacaaaaagaatagccactttcctcatctaagtggcggaaattgaaggaaatgtagattaatatacatattaacatactcatatatttctaattaatttgtcataaaattaaaacggattttatgcatgcaaacaataatataaaagaagaaaaataatgtccttacattgatgatttcggctatattgggcacaagagagatcacctttctctcttgttcttgagcttttccttatggaagaacaaagatctaagtataagatctctccctaagctttatacccaaggctaactcttaatctaattaatattatgtgatctagtataatattaatcttatgaaaaatgaaccaaaaatatttggtatttagagttctcaaaaccggttgagagaagaggagaggaagagaaattatttttatctctcttaaAAATAATTATGATTAGAATGAATTATATTTTTCCACACACTACTCCATATAGTGAATAAtagaaaaaataagaaaaagaacccttgttcttttctatgtagaaccgggtagggtgaggggaattggcctatgcatggcctttgtgctcttacacaaaaggcactaggtatgcatgcctaaattagagtaatcatcattatgcttaccactaacttaaacaaacacaatatttgtttaaacaacctcccattttcggcacatatgataatatgagatccatattatttttgtcaaatgtcaatatgtcacatgtcatatgtgacataaatttgttatgtaatt from Silene latifolia isolate original U9 population chromosome 2, ASM4854445v1, whole genome shotgun sequence encodes the following:
- the LOC141641355 gene encoding uncharacterized protein LOC141641355; amino-acid sequence: MIISSWSIRGFNDPIKQGEVKGYLHLNKIEVFGLLETRVLINNFDAISRQFPFYSILNNYSHHYKGRIWVFLNKGLLTLLSSRVHKQLIHVELLHHVSNKTVYVTFIYGSNDGSERESLWDELRQIAHTVSDWIILGDFNIVRAMEERIGPNPPSLTEMLAFNQCLLDTNLDDVQSFGCEHTWTNKRDVEARVWSKLDRVLTNPSWLVQYPHTQVTILPSGISDHSPLLVQIKEAYQIKKKFSYLNCLEEHKKYGNIVARAWEMSIRGNDIFRLFDKLKNVRKQLTELHKTNYSGLSIRDLDGPSIQESDWPQLCRPVDEMEIKKALFSIDSNKSPGQDGFSSQFFKTSWHIIKRDFCAAVTAFFRTGTMPPQANTTLLALIPKKLLVTSVLDFRPLACCTVFYKIVSKILYSRFKPLLPSIVGKEQGAFVEGRCVFENIMLTQSLIKGYGQKGISPRCLIKVDIKKAFDSLQWDFIGKMLQIFNFPPQFQKWLMGCITSTWFSIKIDGDCAGYFKGASGVRQGDPLSPFIFVLNMAILSRLLRKYHSKHQVSCHLKCGKIGLNHLIFVDDLMIFVKGDTPSVQAVADSLHSFAKMSGLEANPDKTNIYMVGIREDIRPYHSESWRSILIVRNDLIDRAGNLETTRRILSNYTKGGKLKLSLIYDQFREKAQKINWYRGVWQRAVLPKHSFIMVLAMQRRLATIDKLNQKGICLVNWCILCKAANEAHTHLFFKCSFTAAVWKGVLQWLGMPDRTLDMRRELRWIANSRVRRHWNAHWYTSCLNATVLVFGKKGI